The Brachionichthys hirsutus isolate HB-005 chromosome 3, CSIRO-AGI_Bhir_v1, whole genome shotgun sequence genome has a window encoding:
- the LOC137916401 gene encoding teashirt homolog 1-like gives MTQWETPAILPSRNLALPLHLHPSSPLPTKKCILSYVPEDELKADAQDEEEHLQDDGLSLDGQDNEFLCNEEEEDADGGQATSYRDSPLSNGTNPDAGYGSPLSDASDRLPDFKSNSSRDGQDREGTTLPFRPNNGLSFQDSLAQMKAVYANLISDASWSSITMDIMKSKSAAAGSVNSALSPPEPTSTASVSTTTTTSKSIVVNMATNHHNGRSSSATVNHTGSTSGNTNGTAASSVSSHSATSSSGSNSGAASNGSGVAYDWHQAALAKTFQQTPYHLLPEPSLFSTVQLYRQNNKLYGSVFTGASKFRCKDCSAAYDTLVGLTVHMNETGHYRDDNKEKEEEHGKRWSKPRKRSLMEMEGKEDAQKVLKCMYCGHSFESLQDLSVHMIKTKHYQKVPLKEPVPALATKLVASSAKKRALQDAILSPCSPDSVHAGSGCGNVSLGDAGKDAKSAANPYVTPNNRYGYQNGASYTWQFEARKAQILKCMECGSSHDTLQQLTAHMMVTGHFLKVTHSASKKGKQLVFEPVVEEKIQSIPLPPTTTRLPVPTGIKSQPVSPALSSGSEEKREGCEDEKVESVEQPEKKIKEEKDDSGEKSETDTSSYKYLREEDLEETPKGGLDILKSLENTVSSAISKAQTGTPTWGGYPSIHAAYQLHGVLKSSSTVLPPMVQSVHMQPIFNSGLRGLMNDPNSVIHSPQSPSSPTPLRSNVTAMEELVEKVTGKAATVKKEKEEKMVSVERCRASSLVKSPSPALREHREQLASPNDLSVGKPSGMRSSSPASLDSEFTCKKEPKESLVDGHNNSHSKNGSGTCQSPVTNGNSLGIITDHSPESPFINPLSALQSIMNTHLGKASKTVSPAADPLSMLYKISNSVMDKPTFNPAPQGKSAESMNHYQLYENNDQPIDLSKHKSTTNSNKVLLTNNSVNGNKPLISLPDSVSSPLRENALMDISDMVKNLTGRLTPKSSTPSSISEKSDADGSAFEDPLEDLSPVQKRKGRQSNWNPQHLLILQAQFVSSLRETSEGRYAMTDLGPQERVHICKFTGLSMTTISHWLANVKYQLRRTGGTKFIKNMDSCQPVFLCGDCASQFRTPSSYISHLESHLGFSLKDLSKLSAEHLREQQAASKVITDKMTYGSPLSALTTPEDDTGSVYQCRLCNRTFVSKHAVKLHLSKTHGKSPEDHLVYVTALEKLEKLDKMEKV, from the exons ATGACCCAGTGGGAGACACCAGCCATCCTGCCCAGCCGGAATCTTGCCCTCCCGCTCCACCTGcacccctcctccccccttccTACTAAAAAGTGCATACTTT CATACGTGCCCGAGGATGAGCTTAAGGCAGACGCTCAAGATGAGGAAGAGCACCTGCAGGACGACGGCCTCTCATTAGATGGCCAGGACAATGAGTTCCTGTgcaatgaagaagaggaggatgcagaTGGAGGCCAGGCAACTAGTTACAGAGACTCTCCACTCAGCAATGGCACGAACCCTGATGCTGGATATGGGTCTCCACTCAGTGATGCCAGTGACCGACTTCCAGACTTCAAGAGCAATTCTTCCAGGGATGGTCAGGATAGGGAAGGCACAACTTTGCCCTTCCGCCCTAACAATGGCCTCTCTTTCCAGGACAGCCTGGCACAGATGAAAGCCGTCTATGCAAATCTCATCTCCGATGCCTCTTGGTCCAGCATCACAATGGACATCATGAAATCTAAgtctgctgcagctggcagTGTCAACAGTGCCCTCTCCCCTCCAGAGCCCACTTCAACTGCTTCTGTATCTACAACGACAACCACAAGCAAGAGCATTGTGGTTAACATGGCCACCAATCACCATAATGGCAGGAGCTCCAGCGCCACGGTTAACCACACAGGCAGTACAAGTGGCAATACGAATGGAACAGCAGCTTCCTCTGTTAGCAGCCACAGTGCAACCAGTAGCAGTGGGAGCAACAGTGGAGCAGCTAGTAATGGTAGTGGTGTGGCATATGACTGGCACCAGGCAGCACTTGCCAAAACTTTCCAGCAGACCCCCTACCACCTTTTGCCAGAGCCCAGCCTTTTCAGCACGGTGCAGCTGTACCGGCAGAACAACAAGCTGTACGGCTCTGTTTTCACCGGTGCAAGCAAATTTCGCTGCAAGGACTGCAGCGCTGCTTATGACACACTGGTGGGTTTAACGGTCCATATGAATGAGACAGGCCACTATCGAGATGACAAcaaggaaaaagaggaagagcacGGGAAACGCTGGTCAAAACCACGCAAACGCTCTCTGATGGAAATGGAGGGGAAAGAGGATGCGCAGAAGGTGTTGAAGTGCATGTACTGTGGCCACTCATTTGAGTCTCTGCAAGATCTCAGTGTTCACATGATCAAGACCAAGCATTACCAGAAAGTGCCTCTCAAGGAACCAGTGCCAGCCTTGGCCACTAAACTGGTGGCCAGTTCAGCTAAAAAACGAGCTCTTCAAGATGCTATACTCTCCCCATGCTCCCCAGACTCTGTCCATGCTGGTAGTGGCTGTGGCAATGTATCCCTTGGGGATGCTGGCAAAGATGCAAAATCTGCAGCAAACCCTTATGTTACGCCAAACAACCGTTATGGCTACCAGAATGGTGCCAGCTACACATGGCAGTTTGAGGCCCGTAAAGCTCAGATTCTCAAATGCATGGAGTGTGGGAGCTCTCATGATACACTGCAACAGCTGACTGCCCACATGATGGTTACAGGTCACTTTTTGAAGGTTACACATTCTGCATCCAAGAAGGGGAAACAGCTGGTTTTTGAGCCGGTGGTTGAAGAGAAGATTCAGTCTATTCCACTGCCACCAACCACCACCAGACTCCCAGTTCCCACTGGCATTAAGTCCCAGCCTGTGTCCCCTGCTCTGTCCTCTGGCTCAGAGGAAAAAAGGGAAGGGTGTGAGGATGAAAAGGTGGAAAGTGTTGAGCAACCAGAGAAGAAAATCAAAGAGGAAAAAGATGACTCAGGTGAAAAATCTGAGACGGACACCTCATCATATAAATATCTTAGAGAAGAAGACTTGGAGGAGACTCCAAAGGGGGGTTTGGATATTCTTAAATCCCTGGAGAATACAGTATCCAGTGCCATCAGCAAGGCCCAGACGGGAACGCCCACGTGGGGTGGCTACCCCAGCATTCATGCAGCCTACCAGTTGCACGGTGTCCTGAAGAGCTCCAGTACTGTTCTACCCCCGATGGTCCAGAGTGTCCACATGCAGCCAATATTTAATAGTGGACTACGTGGCCTCATGAATGACCCCAACTCAGTCATCCACTCACCTCAGAGCCCTTCCTCCCCAACCCCTCTCAGGAGCAATGTCACTGCCATGGAGgaacttgtggaaaaagtgaCAGGGAAAGCTGCCACcgtgaagaaagaaaaggaggaaaaaatgGTGAGTGTAGAACGGTGCCGGGCCTCGTCATTAGTAAAATCCCCCTCCCCTGCACTGAGAGAGCACAGAGAACAATTAGCTTCTCCCAATGACCTTTCTGTTGGTAAACCTTCTGGAATGAGAAGTAGCAGCCCGGCCAGTCTAGATTCAGAGTTCACCTGTAAGAAGGAGCCAAAAGAGAGCCTGGTAGATGGCCACAACAACAGCCATTCAAAGAATGGCTCCGGGACGTGCCAATCCCCGGTAACTAATGGCAACAGTCTTGGCATCATAACCGATCACTCACCAGAAAGTCCTTTCATCAATCCTCTCAGCGCACTCCAGTCAATCATGAACACTCACCTGGGTAAGGCCTCCAAAACAGTGAGCCCAGCTGCAGACCCGCTATCTATGCTTTACAAAATCAGCAACAGTGTGATGGATAAGCCAACTTTCAACCCAGCTCCTCAGGGCAAATCAGCTGAGTCTATGAACCACTATCAGTTGTATGAAAACAACGACCAGCCTATAGATCTGAGCAAACACAAGTCCACCACTAACAGCAACAAGGTGCTCTTGACCAACAATAGTGTAAATGGTAACAAACCACTCATTTCCCTCCCTGATtcagtctcctctcctctgagggaGAATGCCCTGATGGACATTTCTGACATGGTAAAGAACCTCACTGGACGACTTACGCCCAAATCTTCAACTCCCTCCTCCATCTCAGAGAAGTCAGACGCCGATGGTAGCGCATTTGAGGATCCCCTAGAGGACCTCTCACCAGTACAAAAGAGGAAAGGGAGGCAATCCAACTGGAATCCCCagcacctcctcatcctccaggcGCAGTTTGTCTCCAGCCTGAGGGAGACCTCAGAGGGCCGCTATGCCATGACTGACCTGGGCCCCCAGGAAAGGGTCCACATTTGTAAATTCACAGGCCTCTCCATGACCACCATATCCCACTGGCTGGCCAATGTCAAGTACCAGTTGAGACGGACTGGGGGCACCAAGTTTATCAAGAACATGGACTCGTGCCAGCCCGTGTTCCTCTGTGGTGACTGTGCCTCCCAGTTCAGGACTCCCTCCTCCTACATCAGCCACCTGGAGTCTCACCTGGGCTTCAGCTTAAAGGACCTGTCGAAACTGTCAGCTGAGCACCTACGGGAGCAGCAGGCTGCCTCAAAGGTGATCACAGACAAAATGACATACGGCAGCCCCCTGTCAGCCTTGACCACGCCAGAGGACGACACAGGCTCTGTGTACCAGTGCAGACTTTGCAATCGGACATTCGTCAGCAAACACGCAGTCAAACTGCACCTCAGCAAGACCCATGGTAAGTCTCCAGAGGACCACCTGGTGTACGTCACTGCTTTGGAGAAACTTGAGAAGCTAGACAAGATGGAGAAGGTTTAA